The proteins below come from a single Sinorhizobium fredii genomic window:
- a CDS encoding glutathione S-transferase family protein, with protein sequence MAITITAFERSPDRGQGLARDMRVRWALEEVGEPYEVRLLSFKAMKEPAHRALQPFGQIPTYEEGDLVLFESGAIVFHIAEGHAGLLPDDANARARAITWMFAALNTVEPPIFDRALAKILERDEPWYEERLRALEGSIRKRLGDLSRHLSNADWLDGAFSAGDLLMVSVLLRLKGSELLEEYPNLSAYVARGEARPAYKRAFAAQLAVFTAWAG encoded by the coding sequence ATGGCTATCACCATTACCGCCTTTGAACGCTCGCCCGATCGCGGCCAGGGTCTGGCGCGCGACATGCGCGTTCGCTGGGCGCTTGAAGAAGTGGGTGAGCCTTACGAGGTTCGTCTGCTTTCGTTTAAGGCGATGAAGGAACCCGCGCATCGGGCACTTCAGCCTTTCGGACAAATTCCGACCTATGAGGAAGGCGATCTCGTCCTGTTCGAGTCAGGGGCGATCGTGTTCCATATCGCCGAGGGCCATGCCGGCCTGCTGCCGGACGATGCGAACGCCCGGGCGCGCGCGATCACCTGGATGTTTGCCGCGCTCAACACGGTGGAGCCGCCGATCTTCGACCGTGCCCTCGCCAAGATCCTCGAGCGCGATGAGCCCTGGTACGAAGAGCGCCTGCGTGCCCTCGAGGGAAGCATCCGGAAGCGGCTCGGCGACCTTTCCAGGCACCTTAGCAATGCCGACTGGCTCGACGGCGCGTTCAGCGCCGGTGACCTCTTGATGGTGTCGGTGCTGCTCAGGTTGAAGGGATCGGAATTACTTGAGGAATATCCGAACCTCTCCGCCTATGTCGCCCGAGGCGAAGCGCGGCCCGCATACAAGCGGGCTTTCGCCGCTCAGTTGGCGGTTTTCACCGCATGGGCCGGCTAA
- a CDS encoding endonuclease/exonuclease/phosphatase family protein: MKLKRLAIGTFNLYNLNEPGLPIYTNADGWSEEEYGRKIDWTQRTIRLLHPDIFGFQELWHANSLWRALAASGLDQDYDLLAPQDANGSGIVCAAIVRKGLLVGDPEWIVEFPDKFVLRSSGNDPQTPAIRVDIPSFSRPVLHFRVRPREDHEPVHVYVCHFKSKAPTQVFREGWFRAEEETYGKHAASLGAAISTVRRTAEAAALRFMLTEQMKGNRTPVIVLGDINDGQHSNTANILTAQPRYLVGDSTGGGDISLYTAQTLQEYRSTRDVYYTHIHQDIMESLDHILVSEEFYDNSRRRLWMFDGMTVNNDHLNFDDHAESGTNDHGVIVAAFKYKPIRAEASDIVEGQPTGGGG, encoded by the coding sequence ATGAAGCTCAAGCGGCTAGCCATAGGCACCTTCAATCTCTACAACCTGAATGAGCCCGGCCTGCCGATCTACACGAACGCGGACGGCTGGTCGGAAGAGGAATACGGCCGCAAAATCGACTGGACCCAGCGCACCATCCGGCTGCTCCACCCCGACATCTTCGGCTTCCAGGAGCTTTGGCACGCGAATTCGCTGTGGCGCGCGCTTGCCGCGTCCGGACTTGACCAGGACTACGACCTGTTGGCTCCACAGGACGCCAACGGCTCCGGCATCGTCTGCGCGGCGATCGTCCGCAAGGGCCTGCTGGTCGGCGACCCCGAATGGATTGTCGAGTTTCCCGACAAGTTCGTGCTGCGCAGTTCCGGCAACGATCCTCAGACGCCCGCCATCCGCGTCGACATCCCGAGCTTCTCGAGGCCAGTGCTGCATTTCAGGGTCCGGCCGCGCGAGGACCACGAGCCCGTGCATGTCTATGTCTGTCACTTCAAGTCGAAGGCGCCCACCCAGGTCTTTCGGGAGGGCTGGTTCAGGGCCGAGGAAGAGACCTACGGCAAACATGCGGCGAGCCTCGGCGCCGCGATCTCCACCGTGCGCCGCACAGCCGAAGCGGCGGCATTGCGCTTCATGCTGACCGAACAGATGAAGGGCAACCGCACACCGGTCATTGTCCTCGGCGACATCAATGACGGCCAGCACAGCAACACCGCCAATATCCTGACTGCGCAACCGCGCTATCTCGTCGGCGATTCGACCGGCGGCGGCGACATCAGCCTCTATACGGCGCAGACGCTACAGGAATACCGCAGCACGCGGGACGTTTACTACACCCACATCCACCAGGACATCATGGAGTCGCTCGACCACATTCTCGTCAGCGAGGAATTCTATGACAACAGCCGACGGCGCCTATGGATGTTCGACGGCATGACCGTCAACAATGACCACCTCAACTTCGACGACCACGCGGAGAGCGGCACCAACGACCACGGCGTGATCGTTGCCGCCTTCAAGTACAAGCCCATCAGAGCCGAAGCCAGCGATATCGTGGAGGGGCAGCCGACAGGCGGCGGGGGGTAG
- the pepT gene encoding peptidase T has product MADTVTDRFLRYVVIDTQSDPKSPTQPSTEKQKNLGRLLVEELLAIGLADAHLDEHGYVYATIPSNMDKPVPVICFCSHMDTAPDFTGTNVKPQIVRNYGGGDIRLPGDPQQVIRARDNPALADQIGNDIITTDGTTLLGADDKAGLAEIVTAAQQLIDNPNIRHGTIKLLFTTDEEIGRGVDKVNLEKLGAEFAYTVDGETAGHIEDETFSADSVDITIHGVAIHPGFAKGKMENAIKIASAIVAGLPKDVAPETTAGREGFVHPTGLTGSMERATLSFIVRDFEEAGLAAKEAMLDQLVRRVLEDYPGSGYRFEVKEQYRNMKAILDRHPEIVENALEAIRRAGMTPVRGSIRGGTDGSRLSFMGLPSANLFAGGHAFHSPLEWVSRQDMERAVKTIVELAKVWAERS; this is encoded by the coding sequence ATGGCCGACACTGTCACCGACCGTTTCCTGCGCTACGTCGTCATCGATACCCAGTCGGACCCGAAGTCGCCGACGCAGCCCTCCACCGAAAAACAGAAGAACCTCGGCCGCCTGCTGGTCGAGGAGCTGCTGGCGATCGGGCTTGCCGACGCCCATCTCGACGAGCACGGCTACGTCTACGCGACCATCCCCTCCAATATGGACAAGCCGGTGCCGGTGATCTGCTTTTGCTCGCATATGGATACGGCGCCGGATTTCACCGGCACGAACGTCAAGCCGCAGATCGTCCGCAACTATGGCGGCGGCGATATCCGGCTTCCCGGCGATCCGCAGCAGGTGATCCGCGCCAGAGACAATCCCGCACTTGCCGACCAGATCGGCAACGACATCATCACCACCGACGGCACGACGCTGCTCGGCGCTGACGACAAGGCCGGCCTCGCCGAGATCGTCACGGCCGCCCAGCAGCTCATCGACAATCCGAACATCCGCCACGGAACGATCAAGCTCCTGTTCACGACCGACGAGGAGATCGGCCGCGGCGTCGACAAGGTCAACCTTGAAAAACTCGGTGCCGAGTTCGCCTATACTGTCGACGGCGAGACCGCCGGCCATATCGAGGACGAAACCTTTTCGGCCGACAGCGTCGACATCACCATCCACGGCGTCGCCATCCATCCGGGATTCGCCAAGGGCAAGATGGAAAACGCCATTAAGATCGCGTCGGCTATCGTCGCGGGGCTGCCGAAGGACGTGGCGCCGGAAACGACGGCCGGCCGCGAGGGCTTCGTCCATCCGACCGGGCTCACCGGTTCGATGGAAAGGGCAACCTTGAGCTTCATCGTCCGGGACTTCGAAGAGGCCGGCCTCGCCGCCAAGGAAGCGATGCTCGATCAGCTGGTCCGGCGCGTCCTCGAGGATTATCCCGGCTCCGGCTACAGATTCGAGGTCAAGGAGCAGTATCGCAACATGAAGGCGATCCTCGATCGCCACCCAGAGATCGTCGAGAATGCGCTGGAAGCGATCCGCCGCGCCGGCATGACCCCGGTGCGCGGCAGCATCCGCGGCGGCACCGACGGGTCGCGCCTGTCCTTCATGGGCTTGCCTTCCGCCAACCTCTTCGCCGGCGGCCACGCCTTCCACTCGCCGCTCGAATGGGTGAGCCGCCAGGACATGGAACGGGCGGTGAAGACGATCGTCGAACTGGCGAAGGTCTGGGCAGAGCGGAGCTAG
- a CDS encoding elongation factor G has translation MRCFTVLGPSQIGKSTLVERLGSLEGEPKKSVSPYGLSITEFDFGGDAWCALDVPGNNEALAHAQDALLASDACVLCVSPVVDEAVLAAPYLRAIEASGTPCILFVNRMDEPRGRIRDVVAALQDYCSRPLVLRQIPIRDGDKIIGSCDLISERAWRYREGQTSSLFELPENTIEREHEARVELLEHLSEFDDWLLEELIEDREPASDTIYAISTRVLTENRIIPVLLGAASHSNGIMRLMKALRHEAPRADALRKRLAAAARIDEAALTAVSFHAYHRQSVGKTVVARALQNGVKQGAVLGGAGLGAIQDPASGRAMASGITVAGQIFAAVKSDHLSVPALLTPHTTVAPPEWTAPPTPILERILVPESERDENKLSETLAKLAETDRGLNVTQEEGTGAQLVSVQGPVHLRDICRTLSDVFHVAVGERPPSPVYRETISKSAEVHYRHRKQTGGAGQFADVKLSVHPNGRGEGFSFAETVKGGAVPRNFIPAVEAGAREAMDKGPLGFKAIDVGVLLTDGQHHSVDSSEYAFRTAGKLGVRQALSQAGAVLLQPIFRVEIHVPSIYSGALVPVVATLKGQVLGFDRDEAAKGWDIFRALIPGSAFEELARSLRSATQGIGYFSKSFDHFEELYGKEAQAIVHAHGTHANEH, from the coding sequence ATGCGCTGCTTTACGGTACTCGGTCCTTCGCAGATCGGAAAATCCACGCTCGTGGAAAGGTTGGGCTCGCTGGAAGGCGAGCCGAAAAAGTCAGTTTCCCCTTACGGTCTATCCATCACTGAATTCGATTTTGGCGGCGACGCCTGGTGTGCTCTCGACGTGCCGGGAAACAACGAGGCGCTTGCCCATGCGCAGGATGCGCTGCTGGCGAGCGACGCCTGCGTTCTGTGCGTTTCGCCCGTGGTCGACGAGGCGGTGCTCGCCGCCCCGTATCTGAGGGCGATCGAGGCCTCGGGCACGCCCTGCATCCTCTTCGTCAACCGCATGGACGAGCCGCGCGGGCGAATTCGGGATGTGGTCGCCGCGCTGCAGGACTATTGCAGCCGCCCGCTCGTGCTGCGGCAAATTCCGATCCGCGACGGCGACAAGATCATCGGCAGCTGCGATCTCATCTCGGAGCGCGCCTGGCGCTATCGTGAGGGGCAGACATCTTCGCTCTTCGAGTTGCCGGAGAACACGATCGAGCGCGAACACGAGGCGCGCGTCGAGCTGCTGGAGCATCTGTCCGAGTTCGACGACTGGCTGCTCGAGGAATTGATCGAGGACCGCGAGCCGGCGAGCGACACGATCTACGCGATCTCGACACGGGTCTTGACCGAGAACAGGATCATTCCGGTGCTGCTCGGTGCGGCGAGCCACAGCAACGGCATCATGCGGCTGATGAAGGCGCTACGCCACGAGGCGCCGCGCGCCGACGCGCTGCGCAAGCGCCTGGCCGCGGCCGCCCGCATCGACGAGGCGGCGCTGACGGCGGTCAGCTTCCACGCCTATCACCGGCAGAGCGTCGGCAAGACGGTCGTCGCCCGGGCGCTGCAGAACGGCGTCAAGCAGGGAGCGGTGCTCGGCGGCGCCGGGCTCGGCGCGATTCAGGACCCGGCGAGCGGCCGGGCGATGGCGAGCGGCATCACCGTCGCCGGTCAGATTTTTGCAGCGGTGAAATCGGATCACCTCAGCGTTCCGGCCTTGTTGACCCCCCATACGACGGTCGCGCCGCCGGAATGGACGGCACCGCCGACCCCGATCCTCGAGCGGATCCTGGTGCCGGAAAGCGAGCGCGACGAGAACAAGCTTTCCGAAACGCTGGCGAAACTCGCCGAAACCGATCGCGGCCTGAACGTCACGCAGGAGGAGGGGACCGGCGCGCAGCTGGTCAGCGTCCAGGGGCCGGTGCACCTGCGCGATATCTGCCGGACGCTTTCCGACGTCTTCCATGTGGCCGTCGGCGAGCGGCCGCCGAGCCCGGTCTATCGGGAGACAATCTCGAAATCGGCGGAGGTTCACTACCGCCACCGCAAGCAGACCGGTGGCGCCGGCCAGTTCGCGGACGTCAAGCTCAGCGTTCATCCGAACGGACGCGGCGAGGGGTTCTCCTTTGCCGAAACCGTCAAGGGCGGTGCGGTGCCGAGGAATTTCATCCCGGCGGTCGAGGCCGGCGCCCGCGAGGCAATGGACAAGGGCCCGCTCGGCTTCAAGGCGATCGACGTCGGCGTACTTTTGACCGACGGCCAGCACCACTCCGTCGACAGCTCCGAATATGCCTTCCGCACGGCCGGCAAGCTCGGTGTCCGCCAGGCGCTTTCACAGGCCGGGGCGGTGCTGCTGCAGCCGATCTTCCGGGTGGAGATCCATGTGCCGTCGATCTATTCCGGCGCCCTCGTGCCGGTCGTCGCAACCCTCAAGGGCCAGGTGCTCGGCTTCGATCGCGACGAGGCGGCGAAGGGATGGGACATCTTCCGCGCGCTCATCCCCGGCAGCGCCTTCGAGGAACTGGCCCGGTCGCTCCGATCGGCGACGCAGGGCATCGGCTATTTCTCTAAGAGCTTCGATCACTTCGAGGAGCTCTACGGCAAGGAGGCGCAGGCGATCGTCCACGCGCATGGGACCCATGCGAACGAGCATTGA
- the repA gene encoding plasmid partitioning protein RepA, whose product MQPRVQSVDEQEHLPSLLAADAQELAHQLQEHQRKIFSPTAQKSMRLFSPAEAAAFIGIGEGYLRQIASEGHGPQPLSNGRRMYAVEDIERIRRVLDEGSKTGKYIPHRRPGEKLQVISVMNFKGGSGKTTTSAHLSQYLALRGYRVLAIDLDPQASLSALFGHQPELDVGEAETLYGAIRYEAPRPIAEVVRSTYTTNLHLIPGNLELMEFEHETPKAMIGGSAETLFFARIGEVLTEIESFYDVVVIDCPPQLGFLTMSALCAATSVLITVHPQMLDVMSMSQFLSMTSELMAVVEKAGGRTSYDWMRYLVTRFEPNDGPQSQMTGFMRAIFGNRMLQNAMVKSTAISDAGVTKQTLYEVERSQFIRGTYDRAMDSLSLVNAEIEEMIRSVWGRK is encoded by the coding sequence TTGCAGCCGAGAGTCCAGAGTGTCGACGAGCAGGAGCACTTGCCCTCCTTGCTGGCGGCCGACGCTCAGGAACTCGCTCATCAGCTGCAGGAACATCAAAGGAAGATCTTCTCTCCGACGGCACAGAAGTCGATGCGGCTCTTCAGCCCGGCGGAGGCCGCCGCCTTCATCGGAATCGGTGAAGGCTACCTGCGCCAGATCGCCTCAGAAGGGCACGGCCCGCAGCCGCTGTCAAACGGCCGGCGCATGTATGCGGTCGAGGATATCGAGCGGATCCGCCGCGTCCTCGACGAGGGCAGCAAGACGGGCAAATACATTCCGCACCGGCGGCCGGGCGAAAAGCTCCAGGTCATCTCGGTGATGAATTTCAAGGGCGGCTCGGGCAAGACGACGACGTCGGCGCATCTGTCGCAATATCTGGCGCTGCGCGGCTATCGCGTGCTGGCGATCGATCTCGACCCGCAGGCATCGCTTTCCGCACTCTTCGGCCACCAGCCCGAACTCGACGTCGGCGAAGCCGAGACGCTTTATGGCGCCATCCGCTACGAGGCCCCTCGCCCGATCGCCGAGGTGGTGCGCTCGACCTATACGACCAATCTGCATCTGATCCCCGGCAATCTCGAATTGATGGAGTTCGAGCACGAAACCCCGAAGGCGATGATCGGCGGCTCCGCCGAGACGCTGTTTTTCGCGCGGATCGGCGAGGTGCTGACGGAAATCGAGAGCTTCTACGATGTCGTCGTCATCGATTGCCCGCCGCAGCTCGGCTTCCTGACGATGTCGGCGCTCTGCGCCGCAACCTCCGTCCTCATAACCGTGCACCCGCAAATGCTCGACGTCATGTCGATGTCCCAGTTCCTGTCGATGACCAGCGAACTCATGGCGGTCGTCGAGAAGGCGGGCGGCCGCACCAGCTATGATTGGATGCGCTATCTCGTCACCCGTTTCGAGCCTAATGACGGTCCGCAGAGCCAGATGACCGGCTTCATGCGGGCGATCTTCGGCAACCGTATGCTGCAGAATGCCATGGTGAAGTCGACCGCGATCTCCGACGCCGGCGTTACGAAGCAGACGCTTTACGAGGTCGAGCGGTCGCAATTCATTCGCGGTACCTATGACCGGGCGATGGATTCCCTTTCGCTCGTCAATGCGGAGATCGAAGAGATGATCCGCAGCGTCTGGGGAAGGAAGTAA
- the hutC gene encoding histidine utilization repressor: protein MSLHQRILNEVEGNILSGLWPPGHRIPFEHELTEQYGCSRMTVNKALSDLVKRGLIERRRKSGSYVTFPHVQSAVMEIHDVRLEVESLGLDYAYRLDERVLRKVTTGDAARIDLPGSGRLIDITCRHFAGGRPFCLEERLINLAAVPEAEAEPFDAVAPGSWLLGQIPWSTAEHRIRAVAAGRPAAQALDIAPGAPCLVIERRTWSGGAPVTSVRLTYPGDRHELFAEFAPGANG, encoded by the coding sequence TTGTCGCTGCACCAGAGGATCCTGAACGAGGTCGAGGGGAATATCCTCTCGGGCCTCTGGCCGCCGGGACACCGGATACCGTTCGAGCACGAGCTGACGGAGCAATATGGCTGCTCGCGGATGACGGTGAACAAGGCGCTGAGCGACCTCGTCAAGCGCGGCCTGATCGAGCGCCGGCGCAAATCCGGCAGCTACGTCACCTTTCCGCATGTCCAATCGGCCGTCATGGAGATCCATGACGTCAGGCTCGAGGTTGAATCGCTCGGCCTCGACTATGCCTACCGTCTCGACGAGCGCGTGCTGCGCAAGGTGACGACCGGCGATGCGGCACGGATTGACCTGCCCGGCTCGGGCCGCCTCATCGACATTACCTGCCGGCATTTCGCCGGCGGACGGCCCTTCTGCCTCGAAGAGCGGCTGATCAATCTTGCGGCCGTTCCGGAGGCGGAAGCCGAGCCCTTCGATGCGGTCGCGCCGGGCTCGTGGCTGCTCGGCCAGATACCCTGGAGCACCGCCGAGCATCGCATCCGAGCGGTGGCGGCCGGCCGGCCGGCGGCCCAGGCGCTCGACATCGCGCCCGGCGCGCCCTGCCTGGTGATCGAGCGGCGCACCTGGAGCGGTGGCGCCCCCGTCACCAGTGTCAGGCTCACCTATCCCGGGGATCGGCACGAGCTCTTCGCCGAATTCGCTCCCGGCGCGAACGGTTAA
- the repB gene encoding plasmid partitioning protein RepB, translating to MARKNLIGISDSPAAPLDAERPAVERPIAGLAPGKRTNALVGGITRSLTNITQKVERAEELERQLAQGHAIVELDPDLIDASFVVDRLGVTPEVQAALVEQIRDHGQQVPILVRPHPEAENRYQVAYGHRRLAALREIGGKVKAVIRALSDEQLVISQGQENNARTDLSFIERSLFAARLEDRGFSRETIMSAIGVDKAALSKMITVVRRLPVEIIEAIGAAPSFGRRRWMELADRLENSGRRAKALSHIRQSVFTEMDSDRRFEKLFALLAETRTRARSEAWLAPDRTRPVRIRDTDTETTLAFSKKAAPGFAEFVRQRLDALYLEYQQETGD from the coding sequence ATGGCCCGCAAGAACCTGATCGGCATCTCCGACAGCCCGGCCGCTCCGCTCGACGCGGAACGGCCGGCGGTCGAGCGACCGATCGCCGGGCTTGCGCCGGGGAAGAGAACCAATGCGCTGGTCGGCGGCATCACGAGGTCGCTCACCAACATCACCCAGAAGGTCGAGCGGGCCGAGGAGCTGGAGCGCCAGCTGGCGCAGGGTCACGCGATCGTCGAGCTCGATCCGGACCTGATCGACGCCTCCTTCGTCGTCGACCGGCTGGGCGTCACGCCGGAAGTGCAGGCCGCGCTGGTCGAGCAGATCCGCGACCATGGACAACAGGTGCCGATCCTGGTGCGGCCGCACCCGGAGGCGGAAAACCGCTATCAGGTCGCCTATGGCCACCGGCGCCTGGCGGCGCTGCGCGAAATCGGCGGCAAGGTGAAAGCCGTCATTCGCGCGCTGAGCGACGAGCAGCTCGTCATTTCGCAAGGGCAGGAGAACAACGCCCGCACGGACCTCTCCTTCATCGAGCGGTCGCTGTTTGCGGCCAGGCTCGAGGACCGCGGCTTTTCGCGGGAGACCATCATGTCAGCGATCGGCGTCGACAAGGCGGCGCTGTCGAAGATGATCACCGTCGTGCGGCGCCTGCCGGTGGAGATCATCGAGGCGATCGGTGCCGCACCCTCCTTCGGGCGGCGGCGCTGGATGGAACTGGCCGATCGGCTTGAAAACAGCGGACGGCGCGCCAAGGCGCTCTCACACATTCGCCAAAGCGTGTTCACGGAAATGGACAGCGACCGGCGCTTCGAAAAGCTCTTCGCGTTGCTCGCCGAAACCAGGACGCGGGCTCGGTCCGAAGCCTGGCTGGCTCCCGACCGGACGCGTCCGGTGCGCATCCGCGATACCGATACGGAAACGACGCTTGCTTTCAGCAAGAAGGCGGCGCCGGGCTT
- a CDS encoding AbrB/MazE/SpoVT family DNA-binding domain-containing protein, protein MRRTAVTVTAKGQVTIPKQVRNPVGIGPGTAGSVVPVPADKKRPKSCFHRLRGHAGEGLSTDAIMALTRGEP, encoded by the coding sequence ATGAGAAGAACGGCAGTGACCGTCACTGCCAAGGGACAAGTCACGATTCCAAAACAGGTCCGCAACCCGGTGGGAATCGGCCCGGGCACGGCCGGCAGCGTGGTGCCCGTCCCGGCCGACAAGAAGCGGCCCAAGAGCTGCTTTCACCGGCTGCGCGGACATGCCGGCGAGGGACTCAGCACGGATGCCATCATGGCGTTGACGCGCGGCGAACCATGA